Genomic segment of Nostoc sp. TCL240-02:
CCTGTTTGGCTGCTGATCCTTGAGATCCTAGTTGAATCAGCTCAATTTTATACCCATCTGGATCTTCCACAAAAGCAATTACTGTCGAACCATGTTTCATTGGCCCTGGTTCGCGCACGACTTTACCGCCCTGATTGCGAATTTCTTCACAGGTAGCGTAAATATCATCAACCCCAAGGGCAATGTGACCGTAAGCATTACCCAATTCGTACTTTTCCACACCCCAGTTGTAGGTTAGTTCGATCACTGCGTTGTCGCTTTCGTCACCATAGCCCACAAAAGCTAGGGTAAATTCTCCCCCTGGATAATCTTTCCGGCGTAGTAATTTCATACCCAAAAGTTCGCAGTAGAACTTTAAGGATTCTTCCAGGTTGCCCACTCGCAGCATTGTATGTAGTAATCGCATATTGACCTTTTCTGTGTAATTGATTTAGTCTTATTCTCTGCCAACATTTTACCTAGCTGAAAGTCTTCAGGTAAAAATGCCATCAGGCAAAGAATTAAATAAACATTCCCTTACCCATTTTTGGCTTGATCCCTATCCATACAATGGAAATCTTCTTTAATCTCAGCCAATAAAGTCTCTTAACAGCATAAGCTAGCGATTGGGTTAGGC
This window contains:
- the gloA gene encoding lactoylglutathione lyase encodes the protein MRLLHTMLRVGNLEESLKFYCELLGMKLLRRKDYPGGEFTLAFVGYGDESDNAVIELTYNWGVEKYELGNAYGHIALGVDDIYATCEEIRNQGGKVVREPGPMKHGSTVIAFVEDPDGYKIELIQLGSQGSAAKQESQEQLVIQ